One Echeneis naucrates chromosome 1, fEcheNa1.1, whole genome shotgun sequence DNA segment encodes these proteins:
- the rps3a gene encoding small ribosomal subunit protein eS1 encodes MAVGKNKRLTKGGKKGAKKKIVDPFSKKDWYDVKAPAMFNIRNLGKTLVTRTQGTRIASDGLKGRVFEVSLADLQNDEVAFRKFKLITEDVQGKNCLTNFHGMDLTRDKMCSMVKKWQTMIEAHVDVKTTDGYLLRLFCVGFTKKRTNQIRKTSYAQHQQVRQIRKKMMEIMTREVQTNDLKEVVNKLIPDSVGKDIEKACQSIYPLHDVYVRKVKMLKKPKFELGKLMELHGEGGAGSAAKASGDDTGAKVERADGYEPPIQETV; translated from the exons ATGGCAGTCGGCAAGAATAAGAGGCTGACCAAAGGCGGCAAAAAAGGTGCCAAAAAGAAGAT TGTGGACCCTTTCTCCAAGAAGGACTGGTATGATGTCAAGGCACCGGCTATGTTCAATATCCGCAATCTTGGCAAGACCTTGGTCACCAGGACTCAGGGAACAA GAATCGCCTCAGATGGTCTTAAGGGACGTGTGTTTGAGGTGAGCCTTGCTGACCTGCAGAACGATGAGGTTGCCTTCCGTAAATTCAAGCTCATCACCGAGGACGTTCAGGGCAAGAACTGCCTCACCAACTTCCACGGCATGGACCTGACCCGTGACAAGATGTGCTCAATGGTCAAGAAGTGGCAG ACCATGATTGAAGCTCATGTGGACGTGAAGACCACCGATGGATACCTTCTGCGTCTGTTCTGCGTGGGTTTCACAAAGAAGCGCACCAACCAGATCAGAAAGACTTCCTACGCCCAGCACCAGCAGGTCCGTCAGATTCGTAAGAAGATGATGGAGATCATGACCCGTGAGGTTCAGACCAATGACCTGAAGGAAGTTGTCAACAAGCT GATCCCTGACAGCGTTGGCAAGGACATTGAGAAGGCCTGCCAGTCCATCTACCCTCTCCACGACGTCTATGTCCGCAAGGTCAAGATGCTTAAGAAGCCCAAGTTTGAGT TGGGCAAGCTGATGGAGCTTCATGGTGAGGGCGGTGCCGGCAGTGCAGCAAAGGCATCTGGTGACGACACTGGAGCCAAGGTGGAGAGGGCTGACGGCTATGAGCCCCCCATCCAGGAGACAGTCTAA